tttatttatatattaaattaatttttactcatttaaattagtttaaagtatataaattttaaatttaaaagtaaatttcataaattttaagtaaatGCTAAgcatttagaaaagaaaaataaaaaatctcttAACATTATTCACAAAAATTGACAAGTAGTCATGCTAACCAGAAATAAGAGTAACAAAACGTAACAagtttccttttccttctatCTACATATTCTCAGCAACCAAACACAGAATTTCACCattaaaaaaggaagaaaacatACCGGGAGAAGGACTAGAGGGTGGGAAAGCTTTGAAGCCTCTTGATTCTCAATCTTCAGTGGAGGAGGTGTTATTGGTTTAGGATCTGCAAATTTCACCACATCTCCAGGTTTGTTGCTACcagtcttttctttttctttattaagaACCTTCTCAACTTTTGGGTCTAGATTATTACCAAACTTAAGAAACTTGAACTCAAATTTGGGAAAGATTAAGAACAGATTCTTGTTTATTTCTGGGTCATCATCTTGTTTGTTCTCAATCTCACTGATACTGTTAGCCATATATCCTTATGTACAAACCTTAATTTCTTCTGCAGGCTAAATGGTCATGTGCATAAATTTATGTTCAAAGAGGTGGATTTGGCTCCTTCTTGAAAGTACTAGGATttgcctatatatatatatatatatatatatatatatatatatatatgtatttggACAATGGGGTGTGGAAAGTGTTGATCACACTCTTTTCATATTCACTTGTGTACTTCTGACCCTCTAAAATATTGGTCACTTGCCCTTTTTCATGAGCTTTCTAAACCACAACattatgataatatatataaacttaatcATCAGTtcttaatgataataaataaataaattataaaaatataataattaataaatatagttatATTACAGAGggtaattaatttagtttataaatgatgtgataaactaaatttattaaaatttttttattacttatagAAAGAAATATCTCGTTTGgaataatgaattattttccTACTAACAAGTAACAAgtctaatttaaaatttatttatgtttactGTATTTCTATTAATCCTATTAAGATTAGTGATTTATAAGATATTATGTATGGATACttactaaaaattatgttgtaaTTTGGGAGAAATACTActtaactaaattttaatatttcgtGTTCTTATGAATGGTTATGTTCTTCCTCGGCTTGTGAGTAATAAGTTGGTCTTCCAACtctctttgttttcttaaaatatatatatatatatatatatatatatatttaaaagctTTCGGCTCCATTGAAACTCGTTGATTAAGCCGAAACTATGAAATATTTGCAATATTaaattctactcaattcaatcaatttacatgaatttttaaaaaaaaaattaattttaaaaaaggacgtaattaattttaaatgataaataattgagCATGAAAAACATAGTAATAACAGTAgtagtagtaataataataataataataataataataataataaagtaatggAAAAAcctatttaaatttatgaatttttcaaGTTAAACATTATGATACTCAATTTGATTAATGGACACTTAATATTGTGAAAGGATATTGAAATGGAGCCTAATTGGTCCCAATTATAACTGACTATTATATCTACGGATGTTTTTGGAGCTTCACCACACATATTAATAGGAAAATCCAAATTGCAAAATTTTCATGCTTTGTTAGATGTATTTCATAAAATCTTACTCCTCTGCAAAATTACAGGTAAGtaaattaatgattatataaaagaatacatGCATATGGGGCTTCACGGATATATATTCAGTTCCATTTCGCATGagtctttttttaattagccCGTTGGTTATGCTTGAACCAAGCCACACGAGCTTTCCACTTGAAGAAACTAACACCATTATACCCATATTTATACTCGGATTATTACTACTGGATCACTCAAGATTCACCCAAAAACTTATCAAACCTTTGTCAGCAATGGACATAATCATGTTTAGTCCCTCCAACAGTCGTGAAattctttgtttcttgtttCCTAACCTTAAAGTCCTTGCAGCAATTGCTCTTTTTCTTGCGATTTTCATGTACCTTTCTTTGAATTCCGAGCGTGTTTACCTGGTTGATTTCTTGTGCTATAAGGCACCTGAGACTCATAGGGTTCCAATCTCTAGTTTCATAGAACACGAAGAGATTTTGGGTGAATTCAATAGTGAAACTGTTGAATTTCAAAGCAAAGTCCTCGAAAGATCAGGTCTAGGACATGAATCTTACTTCCCTTCAGGTATTCATCTGATTCCGACTGATCATTCATTGAAGTCTACGCTTGAAGAAGTCGAGATG
The nucleotide sequence above comes from Ricinus communis isolate WT05 ecotype wild-type chromosome 6, ASM1957865v1, whole genome shotgun sequence. Encoded proteins:
- the LOC8263589 gene encoding uncharacterized protein LOC8263589 isoform X2, which translates into the protein MANSISEIENKQDDDPEINKNLFLIFPKFEFKFLKFGNNLDPKVEKVLNKEKEKTGSNKPGDVVKFADPKPITPPPLKIENQEASKLSHPLVLLPVYALGGFIILKWVWARWKERKERAKQASSGDDQSSDEYQSPADDNE